The Planctellipticum variicoloris DNA window TTCTGAACCGATTCCAGATGCCGTCCCAGCAGCTCCATCAACCGGGAACCGGCGGACACCAGGATTGCGGGATCGTACGCCGGGGAGATCCGACGGCGAATCTCCGCCTGTCGGTCTGCAGATAAGTTAGCAGGTTGCATCGAGGGCTCGTTTCACGCCTGACGTTTCACAGGGGCGATTGAACATGCGTTGACGCCCGGCCGCCATTTCGCATCGACTTTCTCCCGCGCTCTATCCGTCAAGCGCGGCGACTCCCATCGGAACGGCTGTGAGTCTGGGAAATCTGTGCGAGGTTGGTTCCGGTCAGTGATCGCCGATCGACGGCATCGGGGCATCGGCCGCGGGTTGAACTCCAGTCGAGCCGGCATTGTATCCGATGCAATCGGCACAGTCCGTAAGGTTGCGCTCACTTCAGGTCAGGGGGTCATCAATGACTCGGCACACATCTGCTTTCACGCGGCGTATTGTCCGCTGGATTCCCCGGAGTTTTTTGCTGGGGACGGTTGTCGTCGGCGGAACGCTGTCGTTGAGCGAGGTTGCGCTCGCCAAAGGAGGGCTGTCGTCACTGTTCGGCAAGGCTCAGCCGGCGACCGACGCTCAGCCGGTCGATTCCGTTCTGGAGATCCGCAAACTGCTGGCGGAAGCCCGATTTGCAGCGACGCAGCGGGACTACTCGACCGCGATTCGCCAGGCCGAGCGGGCGCAGAAGCTGGCTGAAGGTTCGGCAGCCACGATCCGCTCTGCCCCCGACTGTTCGCCAGCCCAGATTGCGACGGTCCTGCAGCAGTATCGCCAGGCTCGCGCCGGGAAGGATGTTCGGCTGTCTCTGAATCCTGCGTCCAATGCGGTTCAGCCAGTCAAACCGGCGTCGAAAGCGAACCTGTCGACCGTTCGTCCCCCGACGACGTCCTCCGCACGCCCCGCCGTGGAAACAAAATCCGGAAAGACGGGCGCTCCCGTCGAAAAACTGCTCGGCGAACGCAGTCGCCCTGCGGCGGCGGCGACCACAACGCCACCGGCAATCGCGCAGGCCGTTCCGCGTCCGACGCCAAAGAACATCACAGAATTTCGACCCACGCCGATCGCGTCCCGCACTCGACCTTCCGCCGTCGAGATCCGGAAACGTCCCGACGAACCGCAGGCCTCGCGGTCGTCGTTCTTCGACGAATCGCTGATTCGTACGAGTGCAGCGCGGCAGTCCACTCCGCCGCAGCCGCCGGATCTTCACAAAGCCGCCGGCGTCCCGGACCAGCCGACCACGGAAGTCGCGGCGGAAGTCGAAGCCATGGATTCCGGCTCGCTGATGGCCAGTCAGGCTGCGGCTTCAACGACTTCGGGAATCGACCCCGCGCTGACAGAACGACTGCTCAAGCCGCTGAGCGGCATGCGCGTCCGCATTCAGGAACCGGCGTTTACGCCGTCCGCCCCCGCTGAGGATGAGGTCGCGGCACCTGCGGACGACGTCGTTGCGCTGGCCGCCGAATCCATCGACATGGTGGGGACCGGCGAGGAACTGGCGGCTGCTGAACCGGAGATTCAGGCTCCGCTGGTTGCAGCCGAGGTCGAAGTCGAGTCACCGCCGCCGAAGGAAGCAACCAGCGAGGTTGAATCGATAGAGACGCTGGCGCCGATTTACGAGGTGCAGACGGCCGAGGCCGTTGCCGAGGCCGAGCCGACCTTCGAGCAGGTTTCCGACCAGCAGCCGGCCGAGGACGCCCAGTCGACCGAAACATTCCGGTCGTCATCGGGCGTGCGTTACCTGGAGTGGTCGCCGGTCGTCGAACCGCAGTCGCAGCCGGTCATTTCGGCCGAGGTGACGGTGGAAGAGCCGCGGCAGATCGATGCGGAAGCCGGCGCGCCGTTCGGCGAGCTGGCGTTCGAAAGCGAGGAGACCGCGGGCGTCGAGCAGGCGGGATTCCGGGGACGCGACGAATGGTCCTCGACGGGCAGGGGAGAGGCTGCGTCACGCAGGCCCGTCGAGGACGAAGCCACGGGACCGTTCGTGGTCTTTCGGGAACCGGCGACGGGAGCGGCTACAGCCTGGGAAGTCGCCCCTCCTCCACCGGCCGAAATCGCTGTCGCCGCGACCGGCGGAACGAATCGTCAGCCCGGCCTGACCCGAGAGACGGTGTGGTGGTTCTCGGCGGCGGGCATTCTGCTCGCGATTCTGGGGCTCAGCGCGTGGCTCCCGCGTCGGCAGTAGTCTTTGCACGCAGCAAGCGGAATCAGGACACGTCGATGACCAGGAGCGTCCGGTCGTCGGCGGGGGGCAGACCCTCAGTGAAGTCGTGGATCTCGCGGAGAATCCGGTCGCGCGTTTGAGTCGCCGTGCCGGTGCAGTCCTGCAGGATGGCATCCAGGCGCTCCGTGCCGAACATCTGTCCGTGACCGTTCCCCGCTTCCACGATTCCGTCGGTATACAGCACCAGTCGATCGCCCGGCAGCAGGTCGACAGTTCTGACCGGGAACGTCCAGTCGGGGGCGATTCCCAGCGGCAAGGTGTTGGCCTCGTCGAGGCTGAGTACTTCCGGCTGGCCGCAATGCCGCAGGCGGGGCGGGTTGTGCCCTGCTGAAGCGTACTTCAGCCGCCGGGTTGCGGGATCGAACTCGGCATAGAACGCCGTCACGAACCGTCCGGAGTCTCGCGTGTAGCGTCGGGTCAGGTGATGGTTGAGATGCTCCAGCAGGACTCCCGGGGGAGTCGGCGCCCCGGGCAGCGTATGGGCGATGCAATGGGTCACCGCCATCACGACCGCGGCCGGCGTTCCGTGTCCGCTGACGTCGGCGATCAGCAGTCCCCAGCGACCTTCCGGCAGCGCGAAGAAGTCATAGTAGTCGCCGCCAGCCCGCTGCGACGTCTGATAGTGAGCGGCCAGTTCCATTCCGGGGATGGTCGGGAGCGACGTCGGCAGCAGCGAGCGCTGAATATCCGCCACCACACGCAGCTCGTCGTCGACCATCCGATACGCGGCGTCGCGCTGCTCGGCGAGGACCAGATTGCTGGTGGCTCGCCCGAAGAGATTGGCCATCCAGACCCGCTCGGGAAGTTCGTCGAGTCGAAACGCATCGGGCTCCCGGCGCAACAGGACGACCATATTCAGTGAAACGCCCTCGTCGAACAGCGGAATGGCCAGAAGCGATCGCATTTCCCCCAGAAACTCGGCCGCGGGATCGTCGCTGCTGATCCGCAGATCGCTGATGATCTGCGGTTCGTCGCTGTAGATCAGATCGGCGAGCAGTCCGCCGGCGACGATCGGCAGCCGGCTTTGATCCATCCAGGGATTGATGTCTTCATTCCAGCCGCTGAAGCGGGTGATCCTGACCTGCGGATTGACCAGGCCGCGACGGCTGAGTCCCAGCCGTGCATCCATGGGCATCATGGACTGCATCCGCCGGACGTAAGCGCCAACCATCTTCTGCGGGTCGGTCTGCAGACTCATTTCCCGCATGGTTTCCAGTACGTGCTGGAGGCGGGTTCGGACTTCGGCCGGTCGATTCGAGCCGTCGTCCTGCGCTTCGGATTCCACAAATTCCCGGTCCACTGCGACTCTCCCGTCATCCATTCCGGATGAAACTGGTCTCTCCGAGGCGACGGACTCGACAGACCTGCGCGCATTGCGCCACTGGAAGGACGGTCCTCGCAGAGCTACGGAGTCACCTCCAGCACCCAGCAGAAGAGTCCCTTCGCGAGGTGCATCCGGTTATCCGCCTGCTGGAAGACGATGCTCTGCGGGCCGTCGATCACTTCATCGGTGACCTCGCGGCCTCGCTTCGCCGGGAGGCAGTGCATGAAGCGGGCGGTTCTGGGGGCCAGCCGCATCACCTGCGCATTGACCTGAAACGGCCCCAGCACCTGCTGTCGCTCTCCATCCTCGGCCTCCTGGCCCATGCTGGTCCAGACGTCCGTATAGACGATCGACGCGTCCTTCAAGGCGTCTTTGAGATCGGAGGTCTGTTCAATCTCGGCCTTGGGGCAGCGCAGCCGCAGTTTGACCAGAAAGTCGTCCGGCAGGCGATAGTCATTGGGGGTGCAGACGGTCATCGGGACCTCGAGCATCGCACAGGCCGTGGCGAGCGACGCCGCGACGTTGTTCCCGTCCCCCACAAACACGAATTTACGGCCGCGGATCTCGCCAAAGGCTTCCTGCATCGTGAACAGGTCGGTCAGCGCCTGGCAGGGATGACGCAGATCGGACAGGCCGTTGATCACGGAAGTTCCGGAGAAGGCGACGAAGTCGTCGATGAGCTGCTGCGAAAACGTTCGCAGCACGATGACATCGCTGTAGCCCCCCAGCACCCGGGCCACGTCGCGGATCGCTTCTCGACCGCCGAGTCCCGCGTCTTTCGCCGGCAGAAAGATGCTGCTGCCGCCAAGCTGCATCATCGCCGCTTCGAAGCTGACCCGCGTGCGCAGCGAGGGCTTTTCGAAGACCTGCGTCAGAACCCGGCCGGCGAGCAGCGGCGGACGCTGCCCGTTCTCCAGCCCGACCTTCAACACGCGTGCGAGCGAAAAAATGGCGTCGACGTCCTCGCGTCGCAGTTCCAGTAACGAGTTCAGATGCCGCATAAACCGCCTCGACCGGGAAGCGGGTACGGGTATCGGGATTCGGGTCTCGCAGAGCGACGCGAAGCAGTTCCGCCCAGTTCTGCGAGACCCGATACCCGAGGCCCGATACCCGATTCTCCCCCCTTTGAAAAAAACGGCGGAGGGCAGACGTTCCGCCTGCCCCTCCGTTTGAAACTCAGTGAAATCCCGCCGCTCCGCGGCGGGCGATCATGCCTCTTGAGCCAGCTCCCGAATTGCCTGGCAGACGACTTCCGCCCCTTCATCGACCTCTTCTGCGGTAATGTTCAACGGCGGGAGCAGCCGGACCACGGTGTCGTGCGTGACGTTGATGAGCACACCCCGTTCCATACATCGACCGACGGCCGCCGTCGCCGGCACCGAGAGTTCGACCCCGATCATCATGCCGCGAACCCGAACATCTTGAATGATCGGCAGTTCTTCCCGCAGGGCTGCAAAGTGCCCGCGGAACCGCTCTCCCATCTGCCGGGCGTTCTCCAGCAGATTGTCTTCTTCAATCGTCCGCACAGTCGCCAGACCGGCCGCCATCGCCAGCGGGTTCCCCCCGAACGTACTGGCGTGCATTCCGGGCTTCAGGCTCGGGGCGATGTGGTCCCGGCAGACGAAGGCGCCGCAGGCCACCCCCGCCGCGAGCCCCTTGGCCAGCGTCATGATGTCCGGCTGCACGCCGGACTGCTGATAGCCGAACCAGTTCCCGGTCCGTCCCATTCCGGTCTGGACCTCGTCAAAGATCAGCAGCAGTTCCCGCTCATCGCAGATCTTGCGGAGTCCGCGCAGATAGTCGTCGTCCGGGATGTTTACGCCCCCCTCGCCCTGGATCGGCTCCAGCAGGATTGCGCACGTCTCGTCGTCAATCAGCTCTGCCACGGCATCGAGATCATTGAACGGAGCGTAGCGGAATCCCGGAAGGAGCGGGCCGAGTCCTTCGTGATACTTGGGCTGCGCCGTCGCCGTCACTGCCCCGAACGTCCGGCCATGAAAGCCGTTTGTGAAAGTGATGATTTTGTACCGGCCGCGCCCCGCGTGCAGGCGGGCCAGCTTCATCGCCCCTTCGTTGGCCTCGGCGCCGCTGTTGGC harbors:
- a CDS encoding PP2C family protein-serine/threonine phosphatase, whose amino-acid sequence is MDREFVESEAQDDGSNRPAEVRTRLQHVLETMREMSLQTDPQKMVGAYVRRMQSMMPMDARLGLSRRGLVNPQVRITRFSGWNEDINPWMDQSRLPIVAGGLLADLIYSDEPQIISDLRISSDDPAAEFLGEMRSLLAIPLFDEGVSLNMVVLLRREPDAFRLDELPERVWMANLFGRATSNLVLAEQRDAAYRMVDDELRVVADIQRSLLPTSLPTIPGMELAAHYQTSQRAGGDYYDFFALPEGRWGLLIADVSGHGTPAAVVMAVTHCIAHTLPGAPTPPGVLLEHLNHHLTRRYTRDSGRFVTAFYAEFDPATRRLKYASAGHNPPRLRHCGQPEVLSLDEANTLPLGIAPDWTFPVRTVDLLPGDRLVLYTDGIVEAGNGHGQMFGTERLDAILQDCTGTATQTRDRILREIHDFTEGLPPADDRTLLVIDVS
- the argF gene encoding ornithine carbamoyltransferase, which gives rise to MRHLNSLLELRREDVDAIFSLARVLKVGLENGQRPPLLAGRVLTQVFEKPSLRTRVSFEAAMMQLGGSSIFLPAKDAGLGGREAIRDVARVLGGYSDVIVLRTFSQQLIDDFVAFSGTSVINGLSDLRHPCQALTDLFTMQEAFGEIRGRKFVFVGDGNNVAASLATACAMLEVPMTVCTPNDYRLPDDFLVKLRLRCPKAEIEQTSDLKDALKDASIVYTDVWTSMGQEAEDGERQQVLGPFQVNAQVMRLAPRTARFMHCLPAKRGREVTDEVIDGPQSIVFQQADNRMHLAKGLFCWVLEVTP
- a CDS encoding aspartate aminotransferase family protein, which codes for MSAVSSRSSQETIELFNKYVIPNYRRYPVCIVRGEGTSVWDAEGRRYLDLFPGWGCNILGHCPPRVVRAIQEQAASLIHVPNTWYTESQGEFAEAICTRSFGKVFFANSGAEANEGAMKLARLHAGRGRYKIITFTNGFHGRTFGAVTATAQPKYHEGLGPLLPGFRYAPFNDLDAVAELIDDETCAILLEPIQGEGGVNIPDDDYLRGLRKICDERELLLIFDEVQTGMGRTGNWFGYQQSGVQPDIMTLAKGLAAGVACGAFVCRDHIAPSLKPGMHASTFGGNPLAMAAGLATVRTIEEDNLLENARQMGERFRGHFAALREELPIIQDVRVRGMMIGVELSVPATAAVGRCMERGVLINVTHDTVVRLLPPLNITAEEVDEGAEVVCQAIRELAQEA